A region of the Arenibacter antarcticus genome:
TCGTAATTTAAATAGTTACCTATATGCAATTTTTTTAGATCCTTCCCAAGACCAAAACGGGCGAACCTGAATGCTAAAGTAGCAATGGGGTTTTATGAAAATTTTGAATAAAATTTAGAGGCAATAACTGACGATTGTCATTTTATAGTATTTTTTTAATGCACTACCTTTGAGCTATATTCATTGAACGTAAACCTTGGATTTAAAAAGGGATCCTAATTGTAAAACTAAATTAATGAAACAAATAGTCTTGTTTGTTGCGATTATCATGCTTATCAAGCCATTTTGGCCGTTGGCAGAATACGCGGTAAATTACGATTACATTGTGGAGAATTTATGTAAAAACAGAGATACCCCATCTTTAAATTGTAACGGTCAATGTTATTTGGCAAAACAGTTGGCCAAAGAGTCGGACAACGGTAAAGAAAATCCTTTTGAGGGCAAACGCTCCCAAACAGAAATACAGTTTTTGGCTTCAATTGATCCAGTTTCAGTTAGGGCAGATGTGGCATTCGGCATCATTTCGGTGCAAAATAACTTTAAGGGAGGTCAGGCTATGATTTCCAGATTATTTACTTCAGATATCGCACAGCCACCAGAGCTGGGATAATTCAATTATCGCCTTGGTCTGTTTTGGTAGTTATCCAAATGTCGACCAAGTTTTCAGAATAAATTGTCTTATCTAAAAAAAGTCACATGACAAGCATTAATTATACCCATAAAGTATGCGAAATACATATGGTATGGTCCAAACCTATTTTACATTGGGCGTCCCTGTTGTTGTTATTATTATTCATAACGAATAGTAATGCACAGGAACTAGTACTGACCCAAGATTCCATTATTACAATCAATTTGGATGAAGTAATCCTGATTTCCACCAGGAATTCACTGAATTATCACCGTCAGCCCAAACCACTCTCCAGCTTGGATGAATTTTTGGAATCCTCCAAAAAAGTTGATATGGTAAAGCGGGGGGCATATGCTTGGGAACCTACATTGAACAATATGTTCTCTGAAAGGCTTTCGGTAACCATAGATGGGATGAAAATCTTTGGTGCCTGTACGGATAAGATGGATCCCATAACTTCCTATGTGGAGGTTTCCAATTTAGCAAAGGCCCATGTAACCTCAGGGCAACAGGGAGCCAAACATGGTACTACCATTGGTGGAGCCATAGACCTGGAATTGGAAAAAGGTAATTTTAAGGATACTGGACTGCAAGGAGGATTGGAAACTGGGTATGAAAGTAATAATGAAATGAATGTATGGGGCGCCAAACTGGATTACTCCGGATCCAACTTTTATATGGATACGAATCTGAGCTATAGGAAGGCAGGGAATTACTATGCCGGAGGGGATGAAGAGATTTCTTTTTCACAATTCGAAAAATACAACCTTGCGGTAAATTCAGGCTATAAAGTGTCCCAAGGAAAATTGATTACCGCTAGTTTTATCTTTGATGAAGCTAGGGATGTAGGCTATCCTGCGCTACCCATGGATGTATCCCTGGCCCAAGGGATAATTACCTCTGTTGGTTTTGAACAGGATTCCCTGCTCCGTAAGTTTACTGACTGGAACTCCAAGTTGTATTTTAATACCATTACCCACATAATGGATGATACTAAACGGCCCAATGTGCCCATTCATATGGACATGCCGGGATGGAGTGATACCTATGGATTTTTTACGGAAGCTCGCTTAGGACTTAAAAATCATCGATTATTTTTCAAATTGGATGGTTTTTATAATAGATCGTTGGCAGAAATGACCATGTATCCCAATAATCCCAATGAGTTGCCCATGTTTATGCTTACCTGGCCCGACGTTCGTACTACCAACGGGGGAGTTTATTTTGAAGACGAACTTAGTATCAATGGTAGTATCCTAAAAATCGCCACTAGAATGGCAGTGCAAAATCAGGAGGTAGCAGACGAGTTGGGATTGAACAGTTTAAGGATATTTTATCCGGAAATGGAAAAATCCAAAACTCGTTTCCTTAAGAGTATCTCAGGACAATGGCATAAGATGTGGATGCCTTGGCATTTAAATGTAGGACTGTCCTATGGAGATAGGGCGCCTTCGGTCTCCGAAGCATTTGGATTTTACTTGTTCAACAGTTTTGATAACCACGACTATATTGGGGATCCAGAACTTATCAATGAAAAATCTATGGAAGCCAATGCCAAAATTTCCTGGGAAAAATCAAACTTTAAGATCAGTGCCGAAGCAAATGTGTTTCACATTACAGACTATATCATAGGAGCAGTGGATCCTTCTCTTAGTGTTATGACTATTGGGGCAGAGGGTGTAAAGGTTTACAAGAATCTGGAATATGCCAATATGTACAACACCTCCTTGGATTT
Encoded here:
- a CDS encoding TonB-dependent receptor, whose product is MTSINYTHKVCEIHMVWSKPILHWASLLLLLLFITNSNAQELVLTQDSIITINLDEVILISTRNSLNYHRQPKPLSSLDEFLESSKKVDMVKRGAYAWEPTLNNMFSERLSVTIDGMKIFGACTDKMDPITSYVEVSNLAKAHVTSGQQGAKHGTTIGGAIDLELEKGNFKDTGLQGGLETGYESNNEMNVWGAKLDYSGSNFYMDTNLSYRKAGNYYAGGDEEISFSQFEKYNLAVNSGYKVSQGKLITASFIFDEARDVGYPALPMDVSLAQGIITSVGFEQDSLLRKFTDWNSKLYFNTITHIMDDTKRPNVPIHMDMPGWSDTYGFFTEARLGLKNHRLFFKLDGFYNRSLAEMTMYPNNPNELPMFMLTWPDVRTTNGGVYFEDELSINGSILKIATRMAVQNQEVADELGLNSLRIFYPEMEKSKTRFLKSISGQWHKMWMPWHLNVGLSYGDRAPSVSEAFGFYLFNSFDNHDYIGDPELINEKSMEANAKISWEKSNFKISAEANVFHITDYIIGAVDPSLSVMTIGAEGVKVYKNLEYANMYNTSLDLEYAPIPQFKWNGLIAYHRGVDQDRENLPFISPFSYRSSLSYHKGSISGSIGMSGAGKQVNYNPNFGEDQTMAYTIFSLSLGKTFIFNNDLMYTKVGVENILDKRYSTYSDWKNIPRMGRNFFVTISYAIN